From Coffea arabica cultivar ET-39 chromosome 2e, Coffea Arabica ET-39 HiFi, whole genome shotgun sequence, the proteins below share one genomic window:
- the LOC113726201 gene encoding ras-related protein RABA1c: MAGYRAEDDYDYLFKVVLIGDSGVGKSNLLSRFTRNEFSLESKSTIGVEFATRSLNVDNKVIKAQIWDTAGQERYRAITSAYYRGAVGALLVYDVTRHSTFENVERWLRELRDHTDPNIVVMLVGNKSDLRHLVAVSTEDGKSFAERESLYFMETSALEATNVDSAFAEVLTQIYHIVSKKAMEAGENGANGTVPSKGEKIDVGKDVSAMKKGGCCST, from the exons ATGGCAGGGTACAGAGCTGAAGATGACTATGACTACCTGTTTAAGGTGGTTTTGATTGGAGATTCAGGTGTTGGCAAGTCCAACTTGCTTTCAAGATTCACCAGAAATGAGTTCAGCCTTGAGTCCAAGTCTACAATTGGTGTTGAGTTTGCTACcagaagcttgaatgttgatAATAAAGTCATCAAGGCTCAGATTTGGGATACTGCTGGCCAAGAAAG GTATCGGGCCATCACCAGCGCCTATTACCGCGGTGCTGTTGGTGCCTTGCTTGTGTATGATGTGACACGGCATTCTACTTTTGAGAATGTAGAAAGGTGGTTGAGGGAACTGAGAGATCACACAGATCCCAATATTGTTGTCATGCTTGTTGGCAACAAGTCCGATCTCCGACACCTTGTGGCAGTCTCAACTGAGGATGGAAAGTCTTTTGCAGAAAGGGAATCACTTTATTTCATGGAAACTTCTGCACTTGAAGCTACCAATGTGGATAGTGCATTTGCAGAGGTCCTTACGCAGATTTACCATATAGTGAGCAAGAAGGCCATGGAGGCTGGTGAAAATGGAGCTAATGGAACAGTTCCATCAAAGGGAGAGAAAATCGATGTCGGTAAGGATGTATCCGCTATGAAGAAAGGTGGCTGCTGTTCAACATAG